The DNA window GTCTGTATTACTGGCTGGTCTCATTTTCCTGTTGTCATCGCAGCTATCGGTTATGCCACCGTTAGGAAAGCTGTTGAACCCCTTTGGGGGCTTGCTGCAGAATGAAAGTGATCAGCGTCTCGACCGGACGTTTACGCTTTCACATAGTGGCGTTGCCGCATCAGTACGCGTTTTTTTTGATAAGAGGAAGGTGCCGCATATATATGCGGAAAATGATGCGGACCTTTATTTCGCCCAGGGATATGTTACCGCAGCGATGCGTTTGTGGCAGATGGATTTTATCAGTTATCTCTCCGCTGGCCGGCTGTCTGAAATATTCAGCAACGGATTCCTGGACCATGACCGGAACCAGAGAAGGATAGGCATGCTGGAAGCCGCAAAAGCATCGCTGAACATGATCATGCAGGACACGGTTACTGCCAGGGCGCTTACTGCTTATACAGCTGGAGTGAACGCTTATATCCGAACCTTGTCATACAAGGACTTACCGCTGGAGTACAAACTGCTCAACTATGAGCCGGAACCCTGGTCTGAACTGAAGACAGCGCTGGTCATGAAGTATATGGGCAATACCTTGTCGGGTTATGAAGAAGATTATCTGATGACGCATATGCGGCTGGCTATAGGAGAAGAAAAATTCAACCTGTTGTTCCCTGACTTCAACAAGCACAGTTCCCCGGTAACCTATAGTACAGCGCCGGGACAGGCAGCTCCTGTATCTGTGGCCGCTGCACCGGATTATCTGGACAGTTCTTTCCTGCTGGCAGGTGTAGCGCCTCCCGTGAACCGGCATAATCCCAGGCTGGGAAGCAACAGTTGGGCTGTTTCGGGTAAAAAAACAGTTTCAGGAGCCCCATTGTTATGCAGTGATCCGCATCTGAATCTCTCATTACCCGCCGTCTGGCTGGAAATGCAGCTCACAACGCCCCACATGAACGCATACGGTGTTTCGATTCCCGGAACACCTGCCGTAATTATAGGCTTCAATGAAAACATCGCATGGGGCGTCGCCAATGGCTGTGATGACGTTAAAGACTGGTATAAACTAAAGTTCTCGCCAGACCACCAGCAATATGAGTTGGACGGAAAGTACCTGGCACTAGAGAAAAGAGTGGAAGAAATAAAGAGAAGAGGACAGGCACCCTTCTATGATACCGTTTATTATACGGTGCATGGCCCCGTTCCTTACAACAGCAGTTTTACCGGCGCCAATGCAGCCCTTGCATGGCATGCGCTGAAATGGGAGTTACACCGGCCGTCAAATGAATTCCTGTGTTTTATAATGCTCAACAAAGCAACGGACTACAATACATACCGGGAAGCCATCAGCCACTATGCTTCGCCTATACAGAGTTTTACATTCGCCTGTAAGGATAATACGATCGCTGTAACGCATCAGGGACATATGGCGGTGAAATGGCCGGAACAAGGCCGTTTCATCCTGGATGGCAGCAAAAGCGCGCACCTCAGTACGGCTTACATCCCACAGGATAGCCTGCCGCATCTGCTTAATCCTCCCTGCAATTATGTAATCGCTGCCAACCAGCATCCCACAGATAGTAACTATCCTTATTACTACAATGGTTATTTCAGGGAAAACAGGGCCAATCGTATCCGGCAATTACTGGAAGCCGGCAATGGCTTTGATTTACAGAGCATGGAGAATATGCAGCTGGACAATCAGAACGCGTTCGCCCTGGAGGCATTACCGGTATTGTTCACACAGATAGACAGCACCCGGCTTCCAGGGGGCGTGCCCAACATGTTGGATTCCCTGGGCGCATGGGCTGGCGCCTATAAGCTGAATGACAAGAACGCCTTGCTTTTCGAACTGTGGTGGAAGAACATCAAAACATTTACCTGGGATGAATTCAGCGATGTAGCTTTCGGAAAAATCCTGCCGGACGACTATCTCCTCCTGGACCTTATCCGGAATGATCCGGGAAACATATACTTTGACAAGCAGCATACAGTGGAGAAGGAAAAGGCGGGAGACATCGTGCAGATGGCCTTCCTGAGTGCCGTGGAAACGTACAATAAAAGAAAGTCCAAAGAAGGTGTGGGCTGGGGTGAAGTGAACAGGGTGAACGTGATGTATATGGGCAACCTCGATGCCTTTAGCAGAAGAGGGATTCCCGGAGCAGGAAACCCGGAAGTGATCAATGCATTATCTGACAGCTGGGGACCTTCGTGGCGAATGGTAGTGGAGCTGGGAAAAAGACCAAGAGCATTCGGCATCTACGCCGGAGGCCAGTCCGGAGACCCGGGCAGCCGCTATTTTGATAATTTCGTTGATGACTGGAGTAAGGGAAAGTTCTATCCGCTTACATTCTTTATATCAGAGAAGGAAGCCAGAGAAGGAACAGATAACAGCTGGACACTAAAATAAGTATATGAACAATATTAAGACATTATTGATCCTGCTGCCAGTGGTGGCCGGTATCGGACTGATAACGGTAATTCCCTGGTGGGGTTTTACAATTCCTGTTATGGTGACAGGCATGATTGTAACGTTGAAAAAATGGAAGATAGCTTCCTTTCCCATCGGGTTCTTAGCAGGCTTTATTGCCTGGCTGGGAGCAGGGGTTTATTTTCATACGGTATACCAGGGAAATATCATCAACAGGTTTGCAACTCATTCGGATATTATCATCCTGCTGGTTATTGCGCTGACAGGTGGTTTGCTGACGGGTCTTGCGCTGTATGCCGGAAAATCCCTGGTGTATCGCAAATCATAATTCACACCAGGGATCAGCCGTTAAAGAAGGTTGGTTAATCCTGTGTTTTTTATTGCATGAACTGCATTTCACTCAGCTGTTTGTAGAGGCCCCCGTGTTTATTGATAAGTTCTGTATGTGTCCCTGCTTCTACAACAGCGCCCCGATCAATGACAACAATGTTGCTCGCTTGTCGGATGGTAGCAAGCCGGTGGGCAATAACAATTGAGGTTCGGCCTTCCATCAGGTTATTCAGTGCATCCTGTACCAGTCGTTCAGATTCCGCGTCCAGAGCAGATGTAGCCTCATCCAGAATAAGAATTTTGGGAGCTTTCAGCACAGCGCGCGCAATGGCGATGCGCTGGCGCTGCCCACCGGAAAGCTGGATCCCGCGTTCGCCAACGATCGTCTGCAGCCCATCCGGGAACCGTTGAATGAATTCCCATGCATTTGCCTTTTTAGCGGCATCGATCAGTTCTTCTTTTGTAGTTCCCTGTTTTCCATAGGCGATATTTTCTGCAATAGTACCGCCAAACAGAAATACGTCCTGCGGTACTACCGCTATCTGGGAACGCAATGCAGATAAAGGGATGATGGGGCCGTCGCTGTTGTCGAATATGACCTGGCCTTTTGCAGGATCATACAGGCGCATGAGCAGCGATACCAGCGTGCTCTTACCTGCACCGCTGGGGCCTACTACGGCTACTGTCTGATTGGCTTTTACTTCAAAAGACATATTCCTGAGCACCGGCACTTCTTCCCGGGAAGGATAATGAAAGCTGACATTCTTAAAACTGATATTTCCATGAAGGTGATGTGCTTTTTCAATACCGTTAATATCTGTAACTGCTTCTATCGGTTCATCAAGAATACTGAACAGGTTTTCAGTGACGCCCAGGCTCTTTTGTAATGATGCATATAACTCTGCCATGCCAGTGATGGAAGTGCCAATGAAAACTGCATACAACACAAACGAGAATAGTTCGCCGGTATCCAGGCCGATGACGCTCCCACGCCATATGATAGCTACCAGCGCGCCGAATATGCCCAGGATAACAAAAGAAGAAAAGGCCGCGCGGTATTTACCTCCCTGTATACCCAGACGGGCTGCTTTATTGGTATGTTCGCGATAGCGGGCCATTTCACGGAATTCACCGGTGAAAATTTTTACGCTGAAAATCCCTTGTAGTGTTTCTTCTACAATCGTATTGGAAGCGGCAATCTGGTCTTGCATACCTTTGGAATATTGCCTGATAAAACGACCAAAGAAAAAAGCGATTGCTGTGATAACCGGAAGGATGGCAAGTACAAAAGCGGTCAGCCCCGGAGATGTCATGATCAGGAGAACAAAACCACCTATTACTACAATGACCTGCCTGATAAACTCTGATACAGTATTGGTCAGCGTTTCCTGTAGAAGGGCAGTATCTGATGATAACCTGCTGCTAAGTTCCCCCACACGCCTGTTCTGGTAGAATTGCATCGGGAGTTGTATAAGATGGTTATAAACAGATTGGCGTAGTGCCGCCAGTGTTTTTTCAGAAACGTTCGCAAACAGGACCGTTCTGATAAAAGAAAAAATGGATTGCGCTATCAGTACGCCCAGTAATGATAAACCAATACGATGGATGTCTGCGGAAGTATGTGGTTTAGCACTGACATCTATCAGCATACCCAGCATCTTCGGAAAGGCCAGCCCTGCAAGGCTCATCAGCAACAGGGAGAATATGCCTGCACTCAATGCTGGCCAATGTGGCTTCAGATATCTGAATAACCTCAGGGTTTGTGCCAATGCAGACGGAGAGGACATATTGTTGGCATGTACTATCGGGATTCTCATGTAAAAAGATTGAAGGTTGAACAATGAAGATGCATTGATTGGGATTTGAAGCCCTGTATAGGAAAAGCTGACAGGAATCAGGGCTCATTTAAATGCATGTCAAATATATTGGTTTTTATGATTGATATAACGTGGAAACGGAAATAAAATTGGGAGTAAGTTGAAACGAACCGAATAGACATTGGCTCGCCGTAAAGGGCTGGATGAATTTGATGAAGAACCTGCGTTAAAAAGCCTGACGAATAACGTCAGGCTTTTTGTTATACTTCCCGCTTCCTGCTCAGATGCTCGCCAATTGTGCTGTTGGTACTGCCACGGCGAAAGTGGCAGGGTATAATTTCCGGAACATGGTGTAGGTCACGCTCACGATGGTGAAAGCGATGATCGCGTCTATGGTAGCGGCAAAACCCAGCACAGCAATCTTGGAGAAGAAAGCGAAAAGGATATCAAAGAAAATGCCGGCAAATACCCATTCCTTCAGGCGGAGCAGTCTGTTGGGAACCAGCAGTACTGTGATCCCGGTAAGTTTGAATACGCCAAGGATATAAATGAAATGCGAAGGATAACCCAGTTGCTGTGTGATCTCCCATACAATGGGGTTGCGGGTAAGCTCGAAGAATCCGCTGGCGCCAAACCATAAAGATAAAAGAGATGCGCCTGTCCAGTAAGTAATGAATGTGGATTTTTGTGTCATAGCCAATGTGTTTTAGGTGATTGATGACACAAAATTGGGGGTAGTGACCAGCTATGCCAACTGTAATCCGGGGAAGTGGACATAATAGGGGCTCAACTGGACATCCGGGAAGGTGAGCATTTCAAAAGAAAAAAGCCGCATTATCCATTCGGATAATGCGGCCATGGAAACAGTGTTTTAGAGCTTTTATAGCCGGCAAACTACTCTGTCTGGCAGATCTGACATGCGTGACCTCCGGGAGGTATAGTAGCGCAGGTGTCAGCATTGGACGGGCAGTTGAGGATTCTGGTAACCGTAGGGAGACCACCAGCGATCAGTTGTTGCTGGCTTGCATTCAGCGTTGCCACTGTAGATTTACCGAGGATCAGTTTTTTCTGGAGGGATACTTGTTTCTTTTTCATTTTGATACATTTAAAGGTTATAAAATCAGCAAGGACCTGTAAATACCTGAACAGTATCGCAGGTAGGAGTATATGAACGACAGTAAGCCGGCGAAGTCTGAGCCATTTGCCCACCGGCGATTTGTTGCTGCTGACCTGCATTCAGCGGCGCTACGCTAACCTTAGCGAAGGACAGTTTTTTCTGGAGAGATACTTGTTTCTTTTTCATGTTTATTGTTTTATTGGACAATTATGGGCAATAACATACCATCCGGGCAGGCCCGGGGAAAGAATAAAAAAGGCAGAAAAAGCTAACGACTGTTGGCAGTCTCCATCAGAATATAAAATTGATGATACTAGCAGGAAATGCAACGGTCATCTGTGAAATGGATAGTTTCACAGGACGCGCCACCGGCTGTCATTGTCTGCTACTGAGAATTGAGGGGAGCTTTCGTTGTCTTGCTAAATGACATCTTCTTTTGGATAACATTTTTTTTCTTCATAACTGGCGGATTTTACGGGTAATATTTCAGGTTACATCTTGCTGGGCGTCGAGGCTACGGGATTGATATAGATAATGGTGTAATACGTTGGTCATTCGATATACTGAAAGGTAGTAAAACAGAATATGAAAAAAAATTTTTTCCCGAAGTAGATAAGCTGCCAAAAAGGGCCATCTCCAAAGAAGAGACGGCCCCTTGACTTATATATGTTTGATATAGATCAGATTAATATCCCGGATTCTGTGTCAACCCCGGTTCAATTTTTAAACTGCCCGAATGAAACGGCCATAAATAATTGCGCGACTGAAATGAACGGTCTTCTATCTTTAGTGAAACAAGGTTTCCATTCACTAACCGTGTATGCCCGAGGGCGGGTTTATTCATTACCTGGTCTCCAATCTTCCATCTTAGGATATCATCATATCTTACCCCTTCGCCAGCCAGTTCTATCCTCCGCTCATTTCTGATCAGGTCGATCCATTGCTGTTGCGTGTAAGCTGCATATTTTGGTAAGTTAACATCCGCTTCTTTCATATCGAGGCCGGCCCTGGTCCTGACCTGGTTGATACAACTTTTCGAAAGGTTATCAATATTATTCATCATAATGTGGGCTTCTGCATATGTCAAAAGTACTTCTGCATATCTCAGTATCGGGAAATACATATTGCCATTATCCTTGAATGCATCTGTTTCATCCACAAATTTTCTGAACCAGTAACCTGAGCGGCTGGCACGTTCTTTTTCATGGAACATCGGACTGTTTTGGTCATATATGTCGATAGGTTCGTTGACAAACATATCTCCCTGACCGATGATGCTGGCTGTATAACGCGGGTCCCTGTTGAGTTTCGGGTCCAGCTCATAGTCCTGTTTATTATGATAGGGACATTCATCAATTTTATTACCTTGTAAAGTCCAGTAGGCGTCTACCAGTGATTTTAAAGGCACAGAGTAGGACTGTCCTTTTCCAGTCCGGAAATGCGGACCCAGGTGCTCAAAAGAATTAGTACCACTGTTTCCATGACTCTGCATGTCCATTTTTATGATAAACTCTTTGTTTATCTTGTCTCCTTTGTACTTGAACAGATCTCCGTAAACCGGATACAGTGAGTAATTGCCACTATCCATGATTTCTTTAGCCAGACGCGCCGCCAGCTCATAACGGCCATGGTACAACGCATATCGCATGATAAGGGCTTTGAGAGAGTATTTGTTGAACATGTAGGCATCTGAATTGTATTCCTTGTCCGGGAGCGTATTGGCAGTTGCCTCGGCCATTGGGAAAAGTGTATTCAGTATTTCCTCTTTTGATTTAGCCGGCTGTGTTACTTTTGAGATATCTACCGGCTCGAGGTAAAAAGGAATGTTACTCCAGCGGGAAACCATTTTGAAATAGTGCCAGCACCGGAGCCCTTCCAGTATGCCTTTGTATTTTGTGCGGATGGCTTCATCTTCCACATAAGGTGTATTGATACTTTTCAGGTAAGTATTTAAACGGCCTATATGTTTCATGTGAATGGTATAGTAATATTCAAAAGCCCTGGTATTGGCGTCGTAGCTACCGTTGGCAATACGCTGATGATTATCGCCTTCCACTCTGCTATAAGCATTATCCGATTTACTGTCATCCATATAAAAAAGTAACCTTCTGTCGCCCTGGTTGGTAAACACATCCAGGTAGGTGCTGTATACAACACGCCGCAGGTCTTCTTCTGTATTAAAGAACTCATCGAATTTGGTGGCAGTAGGGTCTGGTTTGTCCAGAAACTTCTGGCATGCCGGCAGGATTACGGAGAATAATAACAATAAGATAAGTCTCTTTTTCATCGTATGCATATTTTGCAGTTGATTGAAATATAGTTTTCTGTTGTGCAGGCTACTACCTGCTAAAACAAGGTGGCTCTGACACCAAGGCTGTAAACAGCCATCCGTGGATAGTTACCATTGCCGCCATCCCGCTCCGGTTCAAGTCCTTCCCATCTTGTGAAAGTAATGGCATCCTGTGCATTCACATATACCCGTACGTTCCGGATTGTTTTTCCTTGTAACGGGAACGTATATCCGAGTTGTAATACTTTCACTCTGAAAAAAGCTGCATTGCCCAGCCAGACATCACTGAGATAAGCATTGGTGCTTGATCCTGTCCACACTCTGGGAAACCTGCTGTCAGGTGTTTCGGGTGTCCATCGGTTATCAGCATAATACTGTCGTGGCCTCCCCAATGAATTGCTGCTGCCATCCACCAATACAGGGTAACCCTCCAGACCGTTCAGGCGTCCCGTTCTTTTGCCCACTCCCTGGCCCAACAGGTTAAAGTCCCAGTTCTTATATTGTAAGGCTACCGTTACGGAATAATTCAGATGGGGGAAGGGATCTCCGAGGTTTATTTTATCAGCATCATTGATGATGCCATCACCATTCTGATCTACATATTTAATATCGCCGGGAAGCATATTGGGAAGTTTGGCCCTGGTGGCGTCCACATCTCTCTGGTCCCGGAA is part of the Chitinophaga flava genome and encodes:
- a CDS encoding ABC transporter ATP-binding protein, whose amino-acid sequence is MRIPIVHANNMSSPSALAQTLRLFRYLKPHWPALSAGIFSLLLMSLAGLAFPKMLGMLIDVSAKPHTSADIHRIGLSLLGVLIAQSIFSFIRTVLFANVSEKTLAALRQSVYNHLIQLPMQFYQNRRVGELSSRLSSDTALLQETLTNTVSEFIRQVIVVIGGFVLLIMTSPGLTAFVLAILPVITAIAFFFGRFIRQYSKGMQDQIAASNTIVEETLQGIFSVKIFTGEFREMARYREHTNKAARLGIQGGKYRAAFSSFVILGIFGALVAIIWRGSVIGLDTGELFSFVLYAVFIGTSITGMAELYASLQKSLGVTENLFSILDEPIEAVTDINGIEKAHHLHGNISFKNVSFHYPSREEVPVLRNMSFEVKANQTVAVVGPSGAGKSTLVSLLMRLYDPAKGQVIFDNSDGPIIPLSALRSQIAVVPQDVFLFGGTIAENIAYGKQGTTKEELIDAAKKANAWEFIQRFPDGLQTIVGERGIQLSGGQRQRIAIARAVLKAPKILILDEATSALDAESERLVQDALNNLMEGRTSIVIAHRLATIRQASNIVVIDRGAVVEAGTHTELINKHGGLYKQLSEMQFMQ
- a CDS encoding class I lanthipeptide is translated as MKKKQVSLQKKLILGKSTVATLNASQQQLIAGGLPTVTRILNCPSNADTCATIPPGGHACQICQTE
- a CDS encoding DoxX family protein is translated as MTQKSTFITYWTGASLLSLWFGASGFFELTRNPIVWEITQQLGYPSHFIYILGVFKLTGITVLLVPNRLLRLKEWVFAGIFFDILFAFFSKIAVLGFAATIDAIIAFTIVSVTYTMFRKLYPATFAVAVPTAQLASI
- a CDS encoding RagB/SusD family nutrient uptake outer membrane protein, whose translation is MKKRLILLLLFSVILPACQKFLDKPDPTATKFDEFFNTEEDLRRVVYSTYLDVFTNQGDRRLLFYMDDSKSDNAYSRVEGDNHQRIANGSYDANTRAFEYYYTIHMKHIGRLNTYLKSINTPYVEDEAIRTKYKGILEGLRCWHYFKMVSRWSNIPFYLEPVDISKVTQPAKSKEEILNTLFPMAEATANTLPDKEYNSDAYMFNKYSLKALIMRYALYHGRYELAARLAKEIMDSGNYSLYPVYGDLFKYKGDKINKEFIIKMDMQSHGNSGTNSFEHLGPHFRTGKGQSYSVPLKSLVDAYWTLQGNKIDECPYHNKQDYELDPKLNRDPRYTASIIGQGDMFVNEPIDIYDQNSPMFHEKERASRSGYWFRKFVDETDAFKDNGNMYFPILRYAEVLLTYAEAHIMMNNIDNLSKSCINQVRTRAGLDMKEADVNLPKYAAYTQQQWIDLIRNERRIELAGEGVRYDDILRWKIGDQVMNKPALGHTRLVNGNLVSLKIEDRSFQSRNYLWPFHSGSLKIEPGLTQNPGY
- a CDS encoding penicillin acylase family protein, with translation MKHINIRTLLPSVLLAGLIFLLSSQLSVMPPLGKLLNPFGGLLQNESDQRLDRTFTLSHSGVAASVRVFFDKRKVPHIYAENDADLYFAQGYVTAAMRLWQMDFISYLSAGRLSEIFSNGFLDHDRNQRRIGMLEAAKASLNMIMQDTVTARALTAYTAGVNAYIRTLSYKDLPLEYKLLNYEPEPWSELKTALVMKYMGNTLSGYEEDYLMTHMRLAIGEEKFNLLFPDFNKHSSPVTYSTAPGQAAPVSVAAAPDYLDSSFLLAGVAPPVNRHNPRLGSNSWAVSGKKTVSGAPLLCSDPHLNLSLPAVWLEMQLTTPHMNAYGVSIPGTPAVIIGFNENIAWGVANGCDDVKDWYKLKFSPDHQQYELDGKYLALEKRVEEIKRRGQAPFYDTVYYTVHGPVPYNSSFTGANAALAWHALKWELHRPSNEFLCFIMLNKATDYNTYREAISHYASPIQSFTFACKDNTIAVTHQGHMAVKWPEQGRFILDGSKSAHLSTAYIPQDSLPHLLNPPCNYVIAANQHPTDSNYPYYYNGYFRENRANRIRQLLEAGNGFDLQSMENMQLDNQNAFALEALPVLFTQIDSTRLPGGVPNMLDSLGAWAGAYKLNDKNALLFELWWKNIKTFTWDEFSDVAFGKILPDDYLLLDLIRNDPGNIYFDKQHTVEKEKAGDIVQMAFLSAVETYNKRKSKEGVGWGEVNRVNVMYMGNLDAFSRRGIPGAGNPEVINALSDSWGPSWRMVVELGKRPRAFGIYAGGQSGDPGSRYFDNFVDDWSKGKFYPLTFFISEKEAREGTDNSWTLK
- a CDS encoding class I lanthipeptide, whose translation is MKKKQVSLQKKLSFAKVSVAPLNAGQQQQIAGGQMAQTSPAYCRSYTPTCDTVQVFTGPC